In Candidatus Methanoperedens sp., one genomic interval encodes:
- the arcC gene encoding carbamate kinase — translation MTRIVIAIGGNAILNPEKGSPVEQQRMIDEACREIAQIIQNDFDVVVTHGNGPQIGNILAMQEECGLVHPQPLDLCGAQTQGMLGYLLQQSLDNRLKEEGIEKKVVTILTQVIVDESCCSVPTKPIGLYYPEFRARKMMEKGMKMIKDKKGYRRVVASPLPRQIVEEEIIKKLVEEGVVVIAGGGGGIPVIRKNNLLSGVEAVIDKDLTGSLIATAVGAEILLILTDVEKAALNFGKEDQIDLDKISVSEAEKYIEEGHFGKGSMEPKVLAALWFVRSGGKTAIISSLDKALPALAGKTGTRVVA, via the coding sequence ATGACCAGAATAGTGATTGCAATTGGTGGTAACGCGATATTGAATCCCGAAAAGGGAAGTCCGGTTGAGCAGCAGCGAATGATCGATGAAGCCTGCAGGGAGATCGCGCAGATCATCCAAAATGATTTTGATGTGGTTGTGACCCATGGCAATGGCCCTCAGATAGGGAATATCCTTGCGATGCAGGAAGAGTGCGGTCTTGTTCATCCGCAACCCCTTGATCTTTGCGGGGCCCAGACGCAGGGGATGCTTGGATATTTGCTTCAGCAATCCCTTGATAACCGGCTGAAAGAGGAGGGAATAGAGAAAAAGGTCGTGACGATCCTCACGCAGGTGATTGTGGATGAGTCATGTTGCTCGGTTCCCACCAAGCCGATCGGCCTTTATTATCCCGAATTCAGAGCAAGGAAGATGATGGAGAAAGGCATGAAAATGATAAAGGATAAAAAAGGTTACAGGCGGGTCGTGGCTTCACCACTGCCCAGACAGATAGTTGAGGAAGAAATTATAAAAAAACTGGTTGAGGAAGGTGTCGTAGTTATAGCCGGAGGAGGAGGCGGGATCCCTGTCATTAGAAAAAACAATTTGCTTTCTGGCGTCGAAGCGGTCATTGACAAAGATCTTACGGGCAGCCTGATAGCGACCGCGGTTGGGGCAGAGATCCTTCTCATACTAACCGATGTTGAGAAAGCGGCCCTGAATTTTGGAAAAGAGGATCAGATAGACCTTGATAAAATATCTGTTTCAGAGGCTGAAAAATATATTGAGGAAGGACATTTCGGAAAAGGCAGCATGGAACCAAAGGTACTTGCAGCGCTCTGGTTCGTCAGATCCGGAGGGAAGACTGCCATTATCTCAAGCCTGGATAAGGCGCTGCCTGCTCTCGCGGGCAAAACAGGTACAAGGGTAGTAGCATAA
- a CDS encoding ABC transporter substrate-binding protein produces MKKNDNGNHDNLKPINIGHLSTVYHTSFILMGTDWLDKAGIRANWKLFASGPDIVKAFENKEIDIGYIGLPPAIIGIDRGVPITCVAGGHVEGTVLIAQKEYRIFDDLKDFNSALSQFKGKIIGSPPRGSIHDVIIRNALEEAKLDIGVKNFAWTDFVLEALADREIDAAVGTPSLAVAAARACGAKIIIAPYVLWPNNPSYGIVIRRELMQDPDLILGFLKLHEKASNFIRKDPMKAAGIVSKLTGIVDADFVLDAYCVSPKYCAALSCEFVASTMAFVPVLHSLKYISRRLPEQEIFEFRYIKEVHKEPPHYDNLSEYFFNLHQ; encoded by the coding sequence ATGAAGAAAAATGATAATGGCAATCACGATAACTTAAAGCCCATCAACATCGGCCATCTCTCAACCGTCTATCACACCTCTTTTATCCTGATGGGCACGGACTGGCTCGATAAAGCTGGCATCCGGGCGAACTGGAAACTCTTTGCCTCAGGTCCTGATATCGTGAAGGCTTTTGAGAACAAAGAAATAGATATAGGATACATCGGTCTCCCTCCCGCAATCATAGGCATTGACCGAGGCGTGCCGATAACATGCGTGGCAGGGGGACATGTCGAAGGCACGGTGTTGATAGCCCAAAAGGAATACAGGATTTTTGATGACCTGAAGGATTTCAATTCTGCACTCTCGCAGTTTAAGGGAAAAATCATCGGCTCCCCCCCCAGAGGCTCAATTCACGACGTCATTATCCGAAATGCTCTGGAGGAAGCGAAACTTGACATTGGGGTGAAGAATTTCGCTTGGACGGACTTTGTGCTGGAGGCGCTGGCGGATAGGGAGATAGATGCCGCTGTCGGGACGCCATCACTTGCTGTGGCAGCAGCGCGTGCGTGCGGGGCTAAGATAATCATTGCACCGTACGTTCTCTGGCCCAATAACCCAAGCTATGGGATAGTAATCAGAAGGGAATTGATGCAGGATCCAGATTTGATATTGGGATTCCTGAAGCTGCATGAAAAGGCGAGTAATTTTATCCGGAAAGATCCCATGAAGGCGGCAGGGATAGTATCGAAACTCACAGGTATCGTTGATGCGGATTTTGTTCTTGATGCTTACTGTGTCTCGCCCAAATACTGCGCTGCATTGTCGTGCGAGTTTGTCGCCTCAACTATGGCTTTCGTGCCCGTGCTTCATAGCTTAAAATATATTTCAAGAAGATTACCTGAACAGGAAATATTTGAGTTCAGGTACATCAAGGAAGTCCATAAAGAACCACCGCATTATGATAACCTGTCAGAATACTTTTTTAACCTTCACCAGTAA
- a CDS encoding NDP-sugar synthase, producing MKTCIMCGGEGTRLRPLTFDRPKPMIPLLNKPSVVHLVEHLAKEGFNDIVLTLGYLGGEIENALGDGSMYGVHIEYVHEIEKLGTAGGVKNAEELFEGEPFMVVGGDHVMNLGLREFVRFHEENDAIVTIGLIPIDDPREYGIADMDVNNRINRFFEKPGPGEIFSNLASTGIYVCDPEILDLIPGKKYDFAKDLFPDIMKKGEIINGFLVHGRWTDIGNPQAYREACRWMLEQMPGTKISGRFNIKDAKVTGPIDIAHDVSLGSNSSIVGPIVIGENTSIGDNVLIGPYTSIGSNCKIGNNSRILSSYIYDNVEIGENTAVSSATIDNATKIKDSCILETGTVIGPRVIIGNDVTVNSQVRIWPEVRVKNGTRVTENLGNEDFGNEIKGS from the coding sequence ATGAAGACATGCATAATGTGCGGCGGCGAGGGAACAAGACTTCGGCCTCTTACTTTTGACAGACCAAAACCAATGATCCCGCTTTTGAACAAGCCATCGGTCGTGCATCTGGTGGAACACCTTGCCAAGGAAGGTTTCAACGACATTGTGCTCACCCTGGGTTATCTCGGCGGGGAAATAGAAAATGCGCTGGGCGACGGGAGTATGTACGGTGTTCATATCGAATATGTACATGAAATAGAAAAACTGGGAACCGCAGGCGGTGTAAAGAATGCAGAGGAACTCTTCGAGGGCGAGCCTTTCATGGTGGTCGGGGGAGACCATGTCATGAACCTTGGATTGCGGGAGTTCGTGCGCTTCCATGAGGAGAACGATGCCATCGTGACGATCGGTTTAATCCCCATAGACGACCCGCGCGAATACGGCATCGCGGATATGGATGTCAATAACAGGATCAACCGGTTCTTTGAAAAACCCGGGCCAGGTGAAATTTTCAGCAACCTTGCAAGCACAGGCATATACGTCTGCGATCCCGAGATCCTTGATCTGATACCCGGGAAGAAATACGATTTTGCAAAAGACCTTTTCCCTGATATCATGAAAAAAGGCGAGATAATCAACGGTTTCCTTGTGCATGGGAGGTGGACTGATATCGGGAACCCGCAGGCTTACAGGGAAGCATGCAGGTGGATGCTTGAGCAGATGCCCGGGACAAAGATATCCGGGCGATTTAATATCAAGGACGCAAAAGTGACTGGGCCGATAGACATCGCCCATGATGTTTCGCTGGGCTCGAATTCCTCCATTGTCGGGCCGATAGTGATAGGAGAGAACACCTCCATAGGGGATAATGTATTGATAGGCCCTTATACGTCCATCGGGTCAAACTGTAAAATCGGCAATAACTCAAGGATACTTTCATCGTATATCTATGATAATGTGGAAATCGGCGAAAACACAGCTGTTTCCAGTGCGACCATCGATAATGCCACCAAGATAAAGGATTCCTGTATACTTGAAACCGGTACTGTCATCGGTCCGCGGGTAATAATCGGGAATGATGTCACGGTTAACTCGCAGGTGAGGATATGGCCGGAAGTAAGAGTAAAGAATGGAACCAGGGTCACGGAGAACCTTGGAAATGAGGACTTCGGGAACGAGATAAAAGGCTCCTAA
- a CDS encoding DUF2124 domain-containing protein produces the protein MIPIEKSSGIGGMLTAFRKLVRGREKITFIGCPGWCNPFAELLGYVLRDAGKEMVFIPNLRKGMAVKVIMTDYGMQLGEKADPSSDTVVLLGGLAMPKMEVDVNDLKTLINEVTDGHSGKQILGVCIGGVFQKAGWDKLVDFDYLMDADMEVTTYAFK, from the coding sequence ATGATACCGATAGAAAAATCCTCAGGCATAGGCGGCATGCTCACGGCATTCAGGAAACTTGTACGGGGCAGGGAAAAGATAACCTTCATAGGCTGCCCGGGCTGGTGCAACCCTTTCGCTGAGCTGCTTGGTTATGTCCTGCGCGATGCAGGGAAAGAAATGGTCTTTATTCCGAACCTGAGGAAAGGTATGGCTGTAAAGGTAATAATGACAGATTACGGCATGCAGCTCGGAGAGAAAGCCGATCCTTCCTCTGACACGGTGGTACTTCTTGGAGGCCTTGCGATGCCCAAGATGGAAGTTGATGTTAATGATCTCAAGACACTGATCAATGAGGTCACGGATGGGCATTCCGGAAAGCAGATACTTGGGGTCTGCATCGGCGGGGTTTTCCAGAAAGCAGGATGGGATAAGCTGGTCGATTTTGATTACCTGATGGACGCAGATATGGAAGTCACGACATACGCGTTCAAATGA
- a CDS encoding nucleotidyltransferase, translating into MRKIEDILNLVCNFLDENSIEYVIVGGIAVLFYGNPRTTMDIDYVIQFSDKDIPVLMKFLQENGFYASENDMRAALLEKSHSTIEDKETMLRLDIKGVYSELDERVLRNKKKVRLDDTVIYIASPEDTIANKLLFSREQDIKDALGIYIRQYNSLKMEYLERISKKIGVYEGLLDLKKMYKKYEEK; encoded by the coding sequence ATGAGGAAAATTGAAGACATTTTAAATCTGGTGTGTAATTTCCTGGACGAGAATAGCATAGAATACGTCATCGTAGGAGGGATAGCAGTCCTGTTCTATGGCAATCCTAGGACTACAATGGATATTGATTATGTTATTCAGTTTTCAGATAAAGATATACCTGTCCTAATGAAGTTCCTGCAAGAAAATGGGTTCTACGCATCTGAAAATGATATGCGAGCTGCGCTTCTGGAAAAATCTCACAGCACAATTGAAGATAAAGAAACAATGCTCAGACTGGACATTAAGGGAGTTTACAGCGAGTTGGATGAAAGAGTGCTCAGAAATAAAAAGAAAGTAAGGCTCGATGATACTGTGATTTACATAGCCTCTCCAGAGGATACAATTGCAAACAAGTTACTTTTTTCAAGGGAACAGGATATCAAGGATGCTCTTGGTATTTACATAAGACAGTATAATTCTCTTAAAATGGAGTATCTTGAGAGGATAAGCAAAAAAATTGGGGTTTATGAGGGCCTTCTGGATTTGAAGAAGATGTACAAGAAGTATGAAGAAAAATGA
- a CDS encoding type II toxin-antitoxin system CcdA family antitoxin, translating to MIRMESEKKKLTLSINSEVIEKAKKLGLNLSEVTENSLKLYSLGHDNDKIVTSDKLRDVYTDVLKKISEILKKWETSLQIGSSSNPFNGVNYTYILYQDEVRMWSSESDESPEQTWHLNDKNLPIHIFDEPDKIITNLINELYETANKNKEVLDKLQILKNILELSGLSK from the coding sequence ATGATACGTATGGAATCCGAAAAAAAGAAATTAACACTTTCAATTAATTCAGAAGTAATTGAAAAAGCGAAAAAGTTAGGTCTTAATCTTTCTGAAGTGACTGAGAACTCATTAAAATTATATTCGCTTGGTCATGATAATGATAAAATTGTGACTTCTGATAAATTACGAGACGTTTATACTGATGTACTTAAAAAAATATCAGAAATTCTAAAAAAATGGGAAACGTCTTTGCAAATAGGCTCATCTTCCAATCCATTTAACGGTGTTAATTATACATATATTCTGTATCAAGATGAGGTTCGTATGTGGTCTAGTGAATCTGATGAATCCCCAGAACAAACTTGGCATCTTAATGATAAAAATCTACCAATTCATATTTTTGATGAGCCTGATAAAATAATAACTAATCTAATAAATGAATTGTACGAAACGGCTAATAAAAATAAAGAAGTTCTTGATAAATTACAGATTTTAAAAAATATTTTAGAATTATCTGGATTATCAAAATAA
- a CDS encoding prephenate dehydrogenase produces the protein MKILIIGGTGETGRWFVKFYSKHGFEVVIWGINKRKDIAEALGVRFAEDIDSEIKTSDIVMISVPINITGKTISEIAPKMSAGSLLMDITSIKKGPVEAMLKYAPVDIEILGTHPMFGPSIPDIRGQIVIFTPVEGRSSRWFPVIRSLYEDNGAHIEIMDSAQHDRTMAVVQGLTHFAYISIGSVFRELEFDVAKSRRFMSPMYDIMLDLVGRILAQNPYLYAMIQMNPEVAKVHKAYINQCNQMAEIVRNGDIEGFVALMKKAAVHFGDTESALRGSEKLIGSKIAEHEELVRSIGHARALRHIYSGVIHFGIVKKVTPRTVFLERAGKTTELLIENVRLLNEQELLTWKASNLRNVTRDISVFIPQDSDPDIIKHVVCRSDGVVSVEIVDIYNKQNTKSVTYRVTIFGDHDASVVQGSVEGILRGIGCTIR, from the coding sequence ATGAAAATATTGATCATTGGCGGTACGGGCGAAACGGGACGGTGGTTCGTTAAATTTTATAGCAAGCATGGTTTTGAAGTCGTGATATGGGGGATCAATAAGAGAAAAGATATAGCTGAGGCTTTGGGTGTTCGGTTTGCCGAGGATATTGACAGTGAGATAAAAACAAGCGATATAGTGATGATCTCGGTCCCGATAAATATAACCGGAAAAACCATAAGTGAAATAGCTCCGAAAATGTCTGCTGGTAGCCTGCTTATGGACATAACATCAATTAAGAAAGGTCCTGTTGAAGCAATGCTAAAATACGCGCCTGTGGATATTGAGATACTTGGAACGCATCCCATGTTCGGGCCTTCAATACCTGATATCAGGGGACAGATAGTCATTTTTACTCCTGTTGAAGGGAGAAGTTCCAGGTGGTTCCCGGTCATAAGGAGCCTGTACGAGGATAATGGTGCGCATATCGAGATAATGGATTCGGCGCAGCACGACAGGACGATGGCTGTGGTGCAGGGGCTCACACATTTTGCATATATCTCAATAGGCTCGGTTTTCAGGGAGCTGGAGTTCGATGTGGCAAAATCCAGGCGGTTCATGAGCCCGATGTATGATATAATGCTTGACCTTGTGGGAAGGATACTGGCCCAGAACCCGTATCTTTACGCCATGATCCAGATGAATCCAGAGGTGGCGAAGGTTCATAAGGCCTATATAAATCAGTGCAACCAGATGGCTGAGATCGTAAGAAATGGGGATATCGAAGGATTTGTGGCTCTCATGAAAAAAGCCGCAGTCCATTTCGGGGATACCGAATCGGCCCTACGGGGCTCAGAAAAACTCATCGGCTCCAAGATAGCGGAGCATGAAGAACTCGTCCGCTCTATAGGTCACGCGCGCGCGCTAAGGCACATTTACTCTGGCGTGATACATTTCGGTATTGTAAAAAAAGTAACACCAAGAACGGTTTTTTTAGAGAGGGCCGGGAAGACCACCGAGCTTTTGATCGAGAATGTGAGACTCTTGAACGAACAGGAACTTCTCACCTGGAAAGCATCCAATCTGAGAAATGTGACACGTGACATCTCAGTTTTTATTCCACAGGATTCAGACCCGGATATTATAAAACACGTTGTCTGCAGGTCAGATGGTGTGGTCTCGGTTGAGATCGTGGATATTTATAATAAACAGAATACAAAAAGTGTTACATATAGGGTCACAATATTTGGGGATCATGATGCTTCGGTTGTCCAGGGAAGTGTTGAGGGTATTCTAAGAGGGATTGGCTGTACGATCAGGTAA
- the rpiA gene encoding ribose-5-phosphate isomerase RpiA produces MKNSTQINPKQVAGEKAAQLVKNNMVVGLGTGSTTAYAIKELGRRVADGLKILGVPTSYQSAFLAAESGIPLTTLDEHPVLDIDIDGADQIARFTAIKGGGAAHTREKIVALSSKKFAIVVDESKIADVLSHPVPLEVLPFARKLVIKQVSELGGKAVVRMGVNKDGPVISDNGNFILDADFGTIEDPLTLSEKLSQCSGIVEHGIFTKIDIVYVGKKDGSVEILED; encoded by the coding sequence ATGAAAAACTCTACTCAAATCAATCCCAAACAGGTCGCAGGAGAAAAAGCAGCCCAGCTCGTAAAAAACAACATGGTGGTTGGACTTGGCACCGGCTCCACCACGGCATACGCCATCAAAGAACTCGGGCGGCGCGTTGCTGACGGCCTGAAAATACTTGGCGTTCCCACTTCATACCAGTCCGCATTCCTGGCGGCCGAGAGCGGAATCCCGCTCACCACGCTGGATGAGCATCCTGTTCTCGATATCGACATCGACGGCGCGGACCAGATAGCCCGCTTCACCGCGATCAAAGGCGGCGGTGCGGCGCATACGCGGGAAAAGATCGTGGCTCTATCTTCAAAGAAATTCGCAATAGTTGTGGATGAATCCAAGATCGCAGATGTTCTCAGCCATCCTGTTCCCCTAGAGGTACTGCCCTTCGCGCGAAAATTAGTTATTAAACAGGTGTCAGAGCTTGGAGGAAAAGCAGTGGTACGCATGGGAGTCAATAAAGATGGGCCTGTCATTTCTGATAATGGGAATTTCATCCTTGACGCTGATTTTGGAACGATAGAGGACCCGCTTACCCTGAGCGAGAAGCTTTCGCAATGTTCCGGCATCGTGGAGCACGGGATATTCACAAAAATCGATATTGTCTATGTCGGGAAAAAAGACGGTTCAGTAGAAATACTTGAAGATTAG
- a CDS encoding DUF1858 domain-containing protein: MTITKDTTIEDVVSQYPETMMVFMRHGLHCVGCHVSAFESIEDGASAHGINVDALVEDLNKVISARKK, from the coding sequence ATGACCATAACAAAAGATACAACAATAGAGGATGTAGTCAGCCAGTATCCTGAGACCATGATGGTATTTATGAGGCACGGCCTCCATTGCGTGGGATGCCACGTATCCGCGTTCGAGAGCATAGAAGATGGTGCATCGGCGCACGGGATAAACGTGGATGCGCTGGTGGAAGACCTGAATAAGGTCATATCGGCGAGAAAGAAATAA
- the aroE gene encoding shikimate dehydrogenase encodes MILFGVLGDPVSHSLSPVMHNAAFKALGLECEYHAFRVSPEALRDAIHGACALGFGGLNLTIPLKEKALEIVKPSDLAKQIGAVNTVDFKNGIQGYNTDGIGAKMALESNGIKVKGKNVLLLGAGGAARAIAFQLAKDGASVTIANRTVERAEALAKDVRNVGKARGCGIDDLKERISNCDILINSTAVGMLPKIEETMVTSEMMHSSLVVFDIVYNPMSTKLLQEARKAGARTIDGVMMLVYQGAEAFRIWTGKTPPVDVMEKAVRERLA; translated from the coding sequence ATGATATTGTTCGGTGTCCTTGGTGACCCTGTATCACACAGCCTTTCCCCGGTCATGCATAATGCTGCCTTTAAAGCCCTGGGATTGGAGTGCGAATACCATGCATTCAGGGTGAGTCCTGAAGCCCTCCGAGATGCGATACACGGAGCATGCGCTCTTGGGTTTGGCGGGTTGAACCTGACCATTCCACTGAAGGAAAAAGCCCTGGAAATAGTAAAACCATCAGATCTCGCAAAGCAGATAGGCGCCGTGAACACGGTGGATTTCAAAAATGGGATCCAGGGATATAACACTGACGGCATCGGTGCCAAAATGGCTCTTGAAAGCAACGGCATCAAGGTCAAAGGGAAAAATGTACTTCTCCTTGGCGCGGGGGGCGCTGCGCGTGCAATTGCGTTCCAGCTGGCAAAGGATGGCGCCAGTGTCACGATCGCCAACAGGACAGTCGAGAGGGCGGAAGCTCTTGCGAAAGATGTAAGAAATGTTGGAAAAGCCAGGGGTTGTGGTATTGATGATCTGAAGGAACGGATTTCAAACTGTGATATTCTCATAAACTCCACCGCTGTTGGCATGCTTCCGAAAATTGAGGAGACCATGGTAACTTCGGAAATGATGCATAGCAGCCTGGTGGTTTTCGATATCGTCTACAATCCGATGAGCACGAAACTGCTCCAGGAAGCCAGGAAAGCGGGTGCAAGAACTATCGACGGGGTAATGATGCTCGTATACCAGGGTGCAGAAGCATTCAGGATATGGACAGGGAAGACACCGCCAGTTGATGTCATGGAAAAAGCAGTAAGGGAGAGACTGGCATGA
- a CDS encoding CGGC domain-containing protein has translation MEKDEKAKKIAVVRCDIVSETCPGVACFKAFNKRKVHFSGYGEAEIIGFFTCGGCPGRRVFRLVDSLQKHGVDAIHISSCMLMEGGYPKCPHIDEIKQMILKKGVKVVEGTHH, from the coding sequence ATGGAAAAGGATGAAAAGGCAAAGAAGATTGCTGTGGTCAGGTGTGATATCGTAAGTGAGACCTGCCCCGGCGTGGCATGCTTCAAGGCTTTCAATAAAAGGAAAGTTCATTTCAGCGGGTACGGCGAAGCTGAGATCATTGGATTTTTCACATGCGGAGGATGCCCTGGCAGGCGGGTCTTCAGGCTTGTGGACAGTCTTCAGAAGCACGGCGTGGATGCGATTCACATAAGTTCATGCATGTTGATGGAAGGCGGTTATCCAAAATGCCCCCATATAGACGAGATAAAGCAGATGATACTTAAAAAAGGAGTGAAGGTCGTCGAGGGGACGCATCATTGA